In the genome of Desulfuromonas sp. DDH964, one region contains:
- the sucB gene encoding dihydrolipoyllysine-residue succinyltransferase, which yields MELKVPEVGESIFEAEIGQWHKKDGETVHKDDLLCELETDKISLEMNAEADGVLRIKAQTGETVKIGAVIGEIEEGPEKPGKAGKAGKADKAEKPEKPEKAEKAEKPGKTEKPDKLPPVEKPSPEPSPPPAPPRAAADNRETGPAPAPPQDTGRTTRETMSPLRRRIAERLLAARQQTAMLTTFNEADLTRVIALRKKHGADFEKKHGVKLGFMSFFVKAATEALRQFPDVNARLDGDDIVYQHFYDIGVAIGGEKGLVVPVLRNTDRLHFNDIEQQISAFATKVKENKLALADLEGGTFTISNGGTYGSLLSTPILNPPQSAVLGMHAIQQRPVVIDDEIVARPMMYLALSYDHRIIDGRQAVTFLKRIKELVEEPEEMLLEL from the coding sequence ATGGAGTTGAAGGTCCCCGAGGTCGGTGAATCGATCTTCGAAGCGGAAATCGGTCAATGGCACAAAAAGGATGGGGAGACCGTCCACAAGGACGATCTGCTTTGCGAACTGGAGACCGACAAGATTTCCCTCGAAATGAACGCCGAGGCCGACGGGGTGTTGCGCATCAAGGCGCAGACCGGCGAGACAGTCAAGATCGGCGCGGTCATCGGCGAGATCGAGGAAGGACCGGAGAAGCCGGGAAAAGCCGGCAAAGCCGGCAAAGCTGACAAAGCGGAGAAGCCTGAGAAGCCTGAGAAGGCGGAAAAGGCGGAAAAACCAGGGAAAACCGAGAAGCCCGACAAACTGCCCCCGGTGGAGAAACCGAGTCCGGAACCGTCGCCGCCGCCGGCCCCTCCGCGAGCGGCCGCCGACAACCGCGAGACCGGCCCGGCCCCAGCACCGCCGCAGGACACAGGACGCACCACCCGCGAGACGATGTCACCGCTGCGCCGGCGGATTGCCGAACGGCTCCTCGCCGCCCGCCAGCAGACCGCCATGCTGACAACCTTCAACGAAGCCGACCTGACCCGGGTCATCGCCCTGCGCAAGAAACATGGGGCCGATTTCGAAAAGAAACACGGCGTCAAGCTCGGCTTCATGTCCTTTTTCGTCAAGGCGGCGACCGAAGCGCTGCGCCAGTTCCCCGACGTCAACGCCCGTCTCGATGGCGACGACATCGTTTACCAGCACTTTTATGACATCGGCGTCGCCATCGGCGGCGAAAAAGGCCTGGTCGTCCCGGTGCTGCGCAACACCGATCGCCTCCACTTCAACGACATCGAACAACAGATCAGCGCCTTCGCCACCAAGGTCAAGGAGAACAAGCTCGCCCTGGCCGACCTTGAGGGGGGGACCTTCACCATCAGCAACGGCGGCACCTACGGATCCCTGCTGTCGACGCCGATCCTGAATCCGCCGCAGAGCGCGGTCCTCGGCATGCACGCCATCCAGCAGCGCCCGGTGGTCATCGATGACGAAATCGTGGCCCGGCCGATGATGTACCTCGCCCTCTCCTACGACCATCGCATCATCGATGGCCGTCAGGCCGTCACCTTCCTGAAACGGATCAAGGAACTGGTCGAGGAACCGGAGGAGATGCTGCTCGAGCTCTAA